One window of the Micropterus dolomieu isolate WLL.071019.BEF.003 ecotype Adirondacks linkage group LG08, ASM2129224v1, whole genome shotgun sequence genome contains the following:
- the naa10 gene encoding N-alpha-acetyltransferase 10 isoform X2 yields the protein MNIRNARPEDLMNMQHCNLLCLPENYQMKYYFYHGLSWPQLSYIAEDENGKIVGYVLAKMEEDPDDVPHGHITSLAVKRSHRRLGLAQKLMDQASRAMIENFNAKYVSLHVRKSNRAALHLYSNTLKFQISEVEPKYYADGEDAYAMKRDLAHMADELRKPGVRVSGQEAPSGQSPSGSGDQERESERDSGGESKELSEVSEATESTDVKDSSSDSQ from the exons ATGAACATACGAAACGCAAGG cCGGAGGACCTTATGAACATGCAGCACTGTAACCTGCTGTGCCTTCCTGAAAATTATCAGATGAAATACTATTTCTATCACGGATTGTCCTGGCCTCAG CTCTCATACATTGCTGAGGACGAAAATGGCAAGATTGTGGGATATGTGCTGGCAAAGAT GGAGGAGGACCCAGATGATGTACCCCATGGACACATCACATCCCTG GCGGTGAAGCGCTCCCACAGACGTCTTGGCCTGGCCCAGAAGCTGATGGACCAGGCCAGCCGGGCCATGATAGAAAACTTCAATGCTAAATATGTCTCACTTCATGTTCGCAAAAG CAACCGAGCAGCCCTGCACCTGTACTCCAACACACTCAAATTCCA GATTAGTGAGGTAGAGCCTAAATACTATGCAGATGGGGAGGATGCCTATGCCATGAAGAGAGACCTGGCCCACATGGCCGATGAG CTGAGGAAGCCCGGGGTGCGAGTTTCGGGTCAGGAGGCCCCGTCTGGCCAGAGCCCGTCAGGGTCTGGCgaccaggagagagagagcgagagagacagcgGAGGAGAGAGCAAAGAGCTGAGTGAAGTCAGCGAGGCAACAGAAAGCACAGACGTTAAAGATTCTTCTTCTGATTCACAATGA
- the naa10 gene encoding N-alpha-acetyltransferase 10 isoform X1: MNIRNARPEDLMNMQHCNLLCLPENYQMKYYFYHGLSWPQLSYIAEDENGKIVGYVLAKMEEDPDDVPHGHITSLAVKRSHRRLGLAQKLMDQASRAMIENFNAKYVSLHVRKSNRAALHLYSNTLKFQISEVEPKYYADGEDAYAMKRDLAHMADEVPQLRKPGVRVSGQEAPSGQSPSGSGDQERESERDSGGESKELSEVSEATESTDVKDSSSDSQ; the protein is encoded by the exons ATGAACATACGAAACGCAAGG cCGGAGGACCTTATGAACATGCAGCACTGTAACCTGCTGTGCCTTCCTGAAAATTATCAGATGAAATACTATTTCTATCACGGATTGTCCTGGCCTCAG CTCTCATACATTGCTGAGGACGAAAATGGCAAGATTGTGGGATATGTGCTGGCAAAGAT GGAGGAGGACCCAGATGATGTACCCCATGGACACATCACATCCCTG GCGGTGAAGCGCTCCCACAGACGTCTTGGCCTGGCCCAGAAGCTGATGGACCAGGCCAGCCGGGCCATGATAGAAAACTTCAATGCTAAATATGTCTCACTTCATGTTCGCAAAAG CAACCGAGCAGCCCTGCACCTGTACTCCAACACACTCAAATTCCA GATTAGTGAGGTAGAGCCTAAATACTATGCAGATGGGGAGGATGCCTATGCCATGAAGAGAGACCTGGCCCACATGGCCGATGAG gtCCCACAGCTGAGGAAGCCCGGGGTGCGAGTTTCGGGTCAGGAGGCCCCGTCTGGCCAGAGCCCGTCAGGGTCTGGCgaccaggagagagagagcgagagagacagcgGAGGAGAGAGCAAAGAGCTGAGTGAAGTCAGCGAGGCAACAGAAAGCACAGACGTTAAAGATTCTTCTTCTGATTCACAATGA